Proteins encoded by one window of Sulfurimonas hongkongensis:
- a CDS encoding leucyl aminopeptidase, with translation MNIKLLNKNISDVKTDIKVEFLTPDELKKHKKFKLLNLAGFKAEQDTICFLHEKGLLFCGVDGKKSDDIRSATSSMIKALKSSNYKSVAFSVIKATSLRAMVEGVVLGGYEFNDYKSKPKESKLEDVFMVSNKLEYKKLKPIFNDALIISKSTCFTRDIVNTAPQELNPESFAYLAQRLADENSLECEILAEDELKKQNMNAMLAVGRASIHQSQLIHLAYKPKKPKKIISLVGKGLTYDSGGLSLKPSTSMVTMKMDKAGACSVLGIIKAVSELKLDIEVHAFIGAVENMVGGDAYKPDDVLVSRSGTTIEVRNTDAEGRLVLADVLDFAQDKVDADAIFDFATLTGACMVALGQYTTGVMGHSHKLKHDISKAATTAGELTGSLPFNKHLKKLIKSEIADISNVSSKPYGGAITAGLFLDNFIKEQNKDKWLHFDIAGSAYTETPWDCNVYGATGASVRFMSEYLKNI, from the coding sequence ATGAATATAAAACTTTTAAATAAAAATATATCTGATGTCAAAACAGACATTAAAGTCGAGTTTTTAACTCCTGATGAACTAAAAAAACATAAGAAATTTAAGCTCTTAAATTTAGCAGGATTTAAAGCAGAGCAAGACACCATCTGTTTTTTACATGAAAAAGGCTTACTTTTTTGTGGAGTTGATGGCAAAAAAAGCGATGATATAAGAAGTGCAACTTCTAGCATGATAAAAGCACTAAAATCTTCAAACTATAAAAGTGTTGCTTTTAGTGTTATCAAAGCAACTTCACTTCGCGCTATGGTTGAGGGTGTAGTTCTTGGTGGATATGAGTTTAATGACTACAAATCAAAACCAAAAGAGAGCAAGTTAGAAGATGTTTTTATGGTATCTAATAAACTTGAATATAAAAAGCTAAAGCCTATATTTAATGATGCGCTTATTATCTCAAAATCTACCTGTTTTACTAGAGATATCGTAAACACTGCTCCACAAGAGCTAAACCCTGAATCGTTTGCATACTTAGCACAAAGGTTAGCTGATGAAAATTCTTTAGAGTGTGAAATTCTTGCAGAAGATGAGCTAAAGAAGCAAAATATGAATGCAATGCTTGCAGTTGGTCGTGCATCCATCCATCAAAGCCAACTCATCCACTTAGCTTATAAGCCAAAAAAGCCAAAAAAAATCATCTCTTTAGTCGGAAAAGGTCTAACTTATGATAGTGGTGGACTTAGCCTAAAGCCATCAACTTCAATGGTAACTATGAAGATGGACAAGGCTGGAGCATGTTCAGTTTTGGGCATTATTAAGGCGGTTAGTGAGTTAAAGCTCGACATAGAAGTTCACGCTTTTATAGGTGCAGTTGAAAATATGGTTGGTGGTGATGCTTACAAACCTGATGATGTTTTGGTATCAAGAAGTGGGACAACTATAGAAGTTAGAAACACTGACGCTGAGGGTAGATTGGTCTTAGCTGACGTTCTAGACTTTGCGCAAGACAAAGTAGATGCAGATGCAATCTTTGACTTTGCAACTCTTACTGGTGCTTGTATGGTAGCTCTAGGTCAATATACGACCGGAGTTATGGGACACTCTCATAAACTAAAACATGACATCTCAAAAGCGGCAACTACAGCTGGCGAACTTACTGGTTCACTTCCATTTAACAAACATCTTAAAAAGCTAATAAAGAGTGAGATAGCTGACATTTCAAATGTCTCTTCAAAACCTTATGGTGGAGCCATCACAGCGGGCTTATTTTTAGATAACTTTATAAAAGAGCAAAACAAAGATAAGTGGTTACATTTTGATATAGCAGGTTCAGCATATACAGAGACTCCTTGGGATTGCAATGTTTATGGAGCAACTGGTGCAAGTGTGCGTTTTATGAGTGAATACTTAAAAAATATATGA
- a CDS encoding DMT family transporter: MIVLSILESWFPILSIVAISHIGALHTYAFSLFVSLFFFIFLMLKKGLFKELKNRAAYKDLLLTSFYITTLFALVFIGMQFTTAGNMSVIIFTQLFFSYLYFNIFGKEKIDLVHSIGAFIMGLGAIIILIPDNLTFNKGDFIILVAAAIAPIANFYSKRARGYCSSITILGFRTIIALPVIAFLAWLIEPKISLEALENAFVYLLLIGLVIFGISKILWMEALYRISITKISAMIAFVPPMTLFFAFIYLDEVPGFRQMLGIIPVLIGGYLLIKPIKSKKISV; the protein is encoded by the coding sequence ATGATAGTACTCTCCATCTTGGAGAGTTGGTTTCCCATACTCTCAATAGTAGCTATTTCGCATATCGGAGCACTACACACTTACGCCTTTTCTCTCTTTGTATCCTTATTCTTTTTTATATTTCTTATGCTAAAAAAAGGTCTTTTTAAAGAGCTAAAAAACAGAGCTGCTTATAAAGACCTACTACTTACAAGCTTTTATATTACAACACTTTTTGCCTTAGTTTTTATAGGCATGCAGTTTACTACAGCTGGAAATATGTCAGTAATAATTTTTACTCAACTCTTCTTTTCTTACCTCTATTTCAATATCTTTGGAAAGGAGAAAATAGATCTTGTTCATAGCATTGGTGCTTTTATTATGGGACTTGGGGCAATAATCATACTTATTCCTGATAATTTAACCTTCAACAAAGGTGATTTTATAATCCTAGTAGCAGCAGCCATTGCTCCCATTGCAAATTTTTACTCAAAACGTGCAAGAGGATATTGTTCATCTATAACAATATTAGGATTTAGAACAATCATAGCACTCCCAGTCATAGCCTTTTTAGCTTGGTTAATAGAACCAAAGATTAGCTTAGAGGCTTTAGAAAATGCGTTTGTTTATCTTCTACTCATAGGTTTAGTTATCTTTGGCATCTCTAAGATTTTATGGATGGAAGCCTTGTATCGCATCTCTATCACAAAGATAAGTGCTATGATTGCTTTTGTGCCACCAATGACACTCTTTTTTGCCTTTATATATCTAGATGAAGTACCAGGGTTTCGTCAGATGTTAGGGATAATTCCCGTGCTTATTGGTGGATACCTACTAATAAAACCAATAAAAAGCAAAAAAATCTCTGTATAG